Genomic window (Alteromonas pelagimontana):
CGGGTGATTTTGGTGTTCGTGATGAAACAAAATCTTTAGGTCTAAATTTAAACTGGGAAGTGAATAACAGTTTAACCCTAGAGTTGGATTACCATGATTCATCAGCTGAAAATACACCAAACAATGAATTTGGCTCAAATAATAACCTAGCTATGGCCGGTTTTGTGCGCCAGGCCACAGCAACTGACTTTACTGGTGACTTACCTATACTTGCGGTTCGTGGTGGTAACGACATTCAATCTTCAGACATGTTAGTAACCGGTAGTACGTTTATCAACAACCGCAACCGTGCCGACGTCAAACAAGCTCAGTTCCGCGGTGAGTATATTTTTGAAGAAGCGGGTAGTATTGATTTTGGTATCGCGTTAACTACCACCGAAAACCATGGTCAAACAAAAAATATTGACCGCGGTAACTGGAGTGGTGAAGGCGAGGCTGGAATGTTTGACGAAAAATATTTCCCTCGTGAAAGCATTTATGATCAATTCGATGATGTCAGCGGTGGCAACTTTGAAGACTTCCAGGGTATTTATGGCATGGAAGATTTCGAAATTATGGACACCTACTTTGATTTCGATTTTCATGGTGTCCGTGAACAAGCTGCTCAACTACTAAGCCTACAAGCTATCGGCGATTGCGGTAACTCCTTCTGCCCATCTACTGATTATGCCTCACAAACTGATCGCTACAATAAAGAAGAAATGAAGTCAGTGTATCTTCAGTACAATTATGAAGGTGATTTTGCGGATATGTATTATGACGTGCATATAGGTGTACGTTATGAAGATACGGATGTAAGCTCTACCTCAGCAGTACCCGTTTACCAAATGGTAGCGCAATGGCAGGGCGATTCCGAAGTTTATTTACGCGATCCTTCTGCACCTGAGACCACTTTTGAAAGTGAAAGCGGTAGCTACGATCACTTTTTACCCAGCTTTAACTTTAATATAGAAGTGGTCGAGGATGTAATACTGCGTGCCGCCTATAGCAAGACCATTGGGCGTCCCAGCTATGGCGACATGATTGCTGGTACTGTACTCACCAAAGCAGGTCGTATAGATGGCTTTAATGGCTCTACCGGTACCGTAGGTCTGTTACCTTTGGAGTCAGATAACTATGACCTATCGGCAGAATGGTATTATGACGAAGGTAGCTACGTATCACTGGGTTATTTTAAGAAGGATGTCACTAACGATATCGAGTATATCGACGTGCCCACTAAGTTCGGTGTTTATACTCCGGCCAATGGTCCGTATTTTGAAGAAGCATTGGCTGAAGTAGGCCCCGAGGGTGCTAAGCAACGTCAGTATATCTATGATACATACCACGAAAGCGACCCAGAGCACGTCTACATGGAGGCCGGCAATATCATAGTACTGGCTAACCCCGAGACGGATGAAGAAATTGAATTCAAAATCCAGACACCTTCTAACTCAAGTGAAGAGAAAGGTTTTGATGGACTTGAATTTGCGGTTCAACACCTGTTTTGGGATACCGGGTTTGGCGGCATAGTTAACTATACCAAAGTTGATACCGACAACACCTATAACAACTTCGTTATTGGTGTACCTCAAACTGCCGAGTTTGGTATCAGTGATACTGCCAACGTAGTGGGCTTTTATGAAAACTATGGCTGGTCGGTCCGTGTTGCTTATAACTGGCGTGACAAGTTCCTGGTTTCAGGTTTCCAAGGCGATGTGGGCCCGTCTCCGCGCTATACCGAAGCTTATAGTC
Coding sequences:
- a CDS encoding TonB-dependent receptor, with protein sequence MKTSTFNKSRLATSLSLILGSMVMTPLSAQELSNDNDAVEVINVTGIRGSMIKSMDVKRSSSGIVDAINAEDIGKFPDTNLAESLQRITGVSINRANGEGSEVSVRGFSGARNLVTLNGRQLPTTTGSRSFDFSNIAAESVSGVEVYKTSNAKVPTGGIGATINILTARPLNNPGQHAAVSAQVLNDTSATDGGTTPELSGIYSNTSDDGKFGVSISASYSERESGNQQANVGTGWRSFEGTVDQDWSGAPGANPGWGGVPKDEFQTNRPGEGDIYSVPQTTIYKFEEQQRKRSNAQLVLQYRPMDNLTATLDYTYVKKDTDTQFNDVSAWYNFTPSRNVWTDGPISTPLLYSEDYGTDLKDVAMGAGDFGVRDETKSLGLNLNWEVNNSLTLELDYHDSSAENTPNNEFGSNNNLAMAGFVRQATATDFTGDLPILAVRGGNDIQSSDMLVTGSTFINNRNRADVKQAQFRGEYIFEEAGSIDFGIALTTTENHGQTKNIDRGNWSGEGEAGMFDEKYFPRESIYDQFDDVSGGNFEDFQGIYGMEDFEIMDTYFDFDFHGVREQAAQLLSLQAIGDCGNSFCPSTDYASQTDRYNKEEMKSVYLQYNYEGDFADMYYDVHIGVRYEDTDVSSTSAVPVYQMVAQWQGDSEVYLRDPSAPETTFESESGSYDHFLPSFNFNIEVVEDVILRAAYSKTIGRPSYGDMIAGTVLTKAGRIDGFNGSTGTVGLLPLESDNYDLSAEWYYDEGSYVSLGYFKKDVTNDIEYIDVPTKFGVYTPANGPYFEEALAEVGPEGAKQRQYIYDTYHESDPEHVYMEAGNIIVLANPETDEEIEFKIQTPSNSSEEKGFDGLEFAVQHLFWDTGFGGIVNYTKVDTDNTYNNFVIGVPQTAEFGISDTANVVGFYENYGWSVRVAYNWRDKFLVSGFQGDVGPSPRYTEAYSQVDLTVSYDVPQVEGLTLFLNGINITNEYLRQSGRSEAQVLNVTQQGARYNLGVRYTF